The Phoenix dactylifera cultivar Barhee BC4 chromosome 17, palm_55x_up_171113_PBpolish2nd_filt_p, whole genome shotgun sequence genome contains a region encoding:
- the LOC103711846 gene encoding acid phosphatase 1 isoform X2, whose product MEKRRAETLLLFFIFSIAVVAGDWNILSYMAKKRDHHQVGISLKNYCESWRMNAELNNIRCFDVVPGECVGYIGKYMTSTQYKVDVQRAAEEATLFLTNSFLLGGDGKDAWVFDIDDTLLSTVPYFKKHQFGGATTNRTSMEQWMEERSAPAVKHMLNLYHEIRARGLKVFLISSRREHLRDATIDNLVKVGYLGWAELILRCSEDSYDAVASYKAEQMRRLMDQGYRLWGIMGDQWSSLVGHPSAERTFKLPNPMYYDA is encoded by the exons atggAGAAAAGGAGAGCAGAAACCCTCCTACTCTTCTTTATCTTCTCCATAGCCGTTGTGGCCGGGGACTGGAACATCCTCAGCTACATGGCCAAGAAAAGAGATCATCATCAAGTGGGAATCAGCCTAAAAAACTACTGCGAGAGCTGGCGGATGAATGCGGAGCTGAACAACATTCGGTGTTTCGACGTGGTGCCTGGCGAGTGCGTCGGCTACATCGGCAAGTACATGACCTCCACGCAGTACAAGGTGGACGTGCAGCGGGCTGCCGAGGAGGCCACACTCTTCCTCACAAACAGCTTTCTTCTGGGTGGCGATGGCAAGGATGCCTGGGTCTTCGACATTGATGACACCCTCCTCTCCACTGTGCCATACTTCAAGAAGCACCAATTTGG GGGAGCTACGACAAACAGAACTTCCATGGAGCAATGGATGGAGGAGCGGAGTGCGCCTGCCGTGAAGCATATGCTGAATCTATACCATGAGATCAGAGCACGAGGTTTGAAGGTCTTCCTCATTTCTTCCAGACGGGAGCATCTGAGGGACGCCACCATCGACAACCTTGTCAAGGTTGGGTACCTCGGTTGGGCCGAGTTGATCTTAAG GTGCTCAGAAGACAGCTACGATGCGGTAGCGAGTTATAAGGCCGAGCAAATGCGAAGGTTGATGGACCAAGGCTACCGCTTGTGGGGGATTATGGGAGACCAATGGAGCAGTCTTGTAGGCCACCCCAGTGCCGAGAGAACATTCAAACTCCCAAATCCCATGTACTACGACGCTTga
- the LOC103711846 gene encoding acid phosphatase 1 isoform X1 codes for MEKRRAETLLLFFIFSIAVVAGDWNILSYMAKKRDHHQVGISLKNYCESWRMNAELNNIRCFDVVPGECVGYIGKYMTSTQYKVDVQRAAEEATLFLTNSFLLGGDGKDAWVFDIDDTLLSTVPYFKKHQFGAVLRCRGATTNRTSMEQWMEERSAPAVKHMLNLYHEIRARGLKVFLISSRREHLRDATIDNLVKVGYLGWAELILRCSEDSYDAVASYKAEQMRRLMDQGYRLWGIMGDQWSSLVGHPSAERTFKLPNPMYYDA; via the exons atggAGAAAAGGAGAGCAGAAACCCTCCTACTCTTCTTTATCTTCTCCATAGCCGTTGTGGCCGGGGACTGGAACATCCTCAGCTACATGGCCAAGAAAAGAGATCATCATCAAGTGGGAATCAGCCTAAAAAACTACTGCGAGAGCTGGCGGATGAATGCGGAGCTGAACAACATTCGGTGTTTCGACGTGGTGCCTGGCGAGTGCGTCGGCTACATCGGCAAGTACATGACCTCCACGCAGTACAAGGTGGACGTGCAGCGGGCTGCCGAGGAGGCCACACTCTTCCTCACAAACAGCTTTCTTCTGGGTGGCGATGGCAAGGATGCCTGGGTCTTCGACATTGATGACACCCTCCTCTCCACTGTGCCATACTTCAAGAAGCACCAATTTGG GGCTGTTTTGCGGTGCAGGGGAGCTACGACAAACAGAACTTCCATGGAGCAATGGATGGAGGAGCGGAGTGCGCCTGCCGTGAAGCATATGCTGAATCTATACCATGAGATCAGAGCACGAGGTTTGAAGGTCTTCCTCATTTCTTCCAGACGGGAGCATCTGAGGGACGCCACCATCGACAACCTTGTCAAGGTTGGGTACCTCGGTTGGGCCGAGTTGATCTTAAG GTGCTCAGAAGACAGCTACGATGCGGTAGCGAGTTATAAGGCCGAGCAAATGCGAAGGTTGATGGACCAAGGCTACCGCTTGTGGGGGATTATGGGAGACCAATGGAGCAGTCTTGTAGGCCACCCCAGTGCCGAGAGAACATTCAAACTCCCAAATCCCATGTACTACGACGCTTga
- the LOC103711845 gene encoding protein PHOSPHATE STARVATION RESPONSE 2-like isoform X1 has product MKQLYNTGISGIVSSSLPVLPISLEEKYLKLLDSQQVTMERELRSDPMAPLHTPYVKNNGVAEPFFSTASGFSLDVHCTSVPPYERQPVSASYISQPSSSALSLSSTYSSYSGTCQPSMSNYPKESAEITWYSDSLQGVLDYSDNVNTVNDQIQSNCVMTSDNLIKQNEWPDLTDLMNGDWGEFLDNRDATEPQPKASDLHVVYPAAQASTDSSAYHSQIYESVHSHSGEQCAVGSLSSSANAAPAKQRMRWTPELHECFVEAVNKLGGSEKATPKGVLKLMNVEGLTIYHVKSHLQKYRTARYRPESSEGTSAKKITPLEEMPSLDLKTGIEITKALRLQMEVQKRLHEQLEIQRKLQLQIEEQGKYLQMMFEKQGKAGSDKLKAPSNEEDPSSQYSDLSHNVTKDGISEKDRAETENGPSGASILEECSRQVGDKQKIVEPDADMRSNTIRSHSSPHKRARSHDADVSSATSAFY; this is encoded by the exons ATGAAACAACTTTATAATACAGGAATTTCTGGAATCGTGTCCTCATCTTTACCTGTTCTGCCCATTTCTCTGGAAGAGAAGTATCTCAAACTGCTGGATTCTCAACAGGTTACAATGGAAAGGGAACTGAGAAGTGATCCAATGGCACCGCTTCATACTCCATATGTAAAAAACAATGGGGTTGCCGAACCTTTTTTCTCAACAGCTTCAGGGTTCTCTTTGGATGTTCATTGCACTTCCGTTCCACCCTATGAGAGGCAGCCTGTTTCTGCTTCGTATATTTCTCAACCATCAAGCAGTGCTTTGTCTTTGTCTTCAACATATTCCTCATATTCAGGAACATGTCAACCTTCCATGAGTAATTATCCCAAAGAGTCTGCTGAAATTACCTGGTATTCGGATTCACTTCAGGGAGTTCTTGATTATTCTGATAATGTCAATACTGTGAATGATCAAATCCAAAGCAACTGTGTTATGACGTCTGACAACCTTATAAAGCAAAATGAATGGCCAGATCTGACAGATTTAATGAATGGTGATTGGGGGGAGTTCCTGGATAACAGAGATGCAACTGAACCTCAGCCAAAGGCATCTGACTTGCAT GTTGTATATCCAGCAGCACAGGCATCTACAGATTCTTCAGCTTACCATTCACAGATCTATGAATCAGTTCATTCTCATTCTGGTGAGCAATGTGCTGTCGGTAGTCTCTCTTCTTCTGCCAATGCTGCTCCAGCCAAGCAACGCATGCGGTGGACCCCAGAACTCCATGAATGCTTTGTAGAAGCTGTTAACAAGCTTGGTGGTAGTGAAA AAGCAACCCCTAAAGGTGTGCTGAAGCTAATGAATGTTGAGGGCTTGACCATATACCATGTCAAAAGCCACCTGCAG AAATACAGAACTGCTAGATACAGGCCAGAATCATCTGAAG GAACATCAGCAAAGAAGATCACTCCACTTGAAGAAATGCCGTCTCTAGATTTGAAGAC TGGAATTGAAATCACTAAAGCATTGCGGCTCCAGATGGAAGTCCAGAAACGACTTCATGAACAACTTGAG ATTCAAAGGAAACTGCAGTTGCAAATTGAAGAACAAGGAAAGTACCTTCAGATGATGTTCGAGAAGCAAGGCAAGGCAGGCAGTGACAAGCTCAAGGCACCATcaaatgaagaagatccctccTCCCAATATTCTGACCTATCACATAATGTCACCAAAGATGGGATATCAGAAAAAGATCGAGCTGAAACAGAAAATGGCCCTTCTGGTGCAAGTATCCTAGAAGAATGTTCGCGACAGGTAGGGGACAAGCAGAAGATCGTTGAACCTGATGCTGATATGAGATCAAATACGATTAGGTCTCATTCCTCACCTCACAAGCGTGCGAGGAGCCATGATGCAGATGTGTCATCCGCTACATCAGCATTTTACTAA
- the LOC103711843 gene encoding protein PROTON GRADIENT REGULATION 5, chloroplastic-like, translating into MAASISAAGLKALPSAVHGSWTTSLAGDDRAALTKSVPSYVRVARPPRSRPRMGNVNEGKGLFAPLVVLTRNILGRKRFNQLRGKAIALHSQVITEFCKTIGADNKQRQGLIRLAKKNGEKLGFLA; encoded by the exons ATGGCTGCCTCTATATCGGCCGCAGGGCTCAAAGCCCTGCCCTCCGCCGTCCATGGAAGCTGGACAACTTCGCTTGCCGGCGACGACCGAGCAGCGCTGACCAAGTCAGTGCCGTCATATGTTCGCGTTGCTCGGCCTCCAAGGTCTCGGCCTAGGATGGGCAACGTCAACGAAGGCAAAGGTCTCTTCGCACCGTTGGTCGTTCTCACCCGCAACATCCTCGGCAGGAAGCGGTTCAATCAGCTGCGAGGCAAGGCCATAGCTCTCCATTCACAG GTGATTACAGAGTTCTGCAAGACTATAGGTGCTGATAATAAGCAAAGGCAAGGGCTGATCCGCCTGGCCAAGAAGAATGGAGAAAAGCTTGGTTTTCTTGCATAA
- the LOC103711845 gene encoding protein PHOSPHATE STARVATION RESPONSE 2-like isoform X2 has protein sequence MERELRSDPMAPLHTPYVKNNGVAEPFFSTASGFSLDVHCTSVPPYERQPVSASYISQPSSSALSLSSTYSSYSGTCQPSMSNYPKESAEITWYSDSLQGVLDYSDNVNTVNDQIQSNCVMTSDNLIKQNEWPDLTDLMNGDWGEFLDNRDATEPQPKASDLHVVYPAAQASTDSSAYHSQIYESVHSHSGEQCAVGSLSSSANAAPAKQRMRWTPELHECFVEAVNKLGGSEKATPKGVLKLMNVEGLTIYHVKSHLQKYRTARYRPESSEGTSAKKITPLEEMPSLDLKTGIEITKALRLQMEVQKRLHEQLEIQRKLQLQIEEQGKYLQMMFEKQGKAGSDKLKAPSNEEDPSSQYSDLSHNVTKDGISEKDRAETENGPSGASILEECSRQVGDKQKIVEPDADMRSNTIRSHSSPHKRARSHDADVSSATSAFY, from the exons ATGGAAAGGGAACTGAGAAGTGATCCAATGGCACCGCTTCATACTCCATATGTAAAAAACAATGGGGTTGCCGAACCTTTTTTCTCAACAGCTTCAGGGTTCTCTTTGGATGTTCATTGCACTTCCGTTCCACCCTATGAGAGGCAGCCTGTTTCTGCTTCGTATATTTCTCAACCATCAAGCAGTGCTTTGTCTTTGTCTTCAACATATTCCTCATATTCAGGAACATGTCAACCTTCCATGAGTAATTATCCCAAAGAGTCTGCTGAAATTACCTGGTATTCGGATTCACTTCAGGGAGTTCTTGATTATTCTGATAATGTCAATACTGTGAATGATCAAATCCAAAGCAACTGTGTTATGACGTCTGACAACCTTATAAAGCAAAATGAATGGCCAGATCTGACAGATTTAATGAATGGTGATTGGGGGGAGTTCCTGGATAACAGAGATGCAACTGAACCTCAGCCAAAGGCATCTGACTTGCAT GTTGTATATCCAGCAGCACAGGCATCTACAGATTCTTCAGCTTACCATTCACAGATCTATGAATCAGTTCATTCTCATTCTGGTGAGCAATGTGCTGTCGGTAGTCTCTCTTCTTCTGCCAATGCTGCTCCAGCCAAGCAACGCATGCGGTGGACCCCAGAACTCCATGAATGCTTTGTAGAAGCTGTTAACAAGCTTGGTGGTAGTGAAA AAGCAACCCCTAAAGGTGTGCTGAAGCTAATGAATGTTGAGGGCTTGACCATATACCATGTCAAAAGCCACCTGCAG AAATACAGAACTGCTAGATACAGGCCAGAATCATCTGAAG GAACATCAGCAAAGAAGATCACTCCACTTGAAGAAATGCCGTCTCTAGATTTGAAGAC TGGAATTGAAATCACTAAAGCATTGCGGCTCCAGATGGAAGTCCAGAAACGACTTCATGAACAACTTGAG ATTCAAAGGAAACTGCAGTTGCAAATTGAAGAACAAGGAAAGTACCTTCAGATGATGTTCGAGAAGCAAGGCAAGGCAGGCAGTGACAAGCTCAAGGCACCATcaaatgaagaagatccctccTCCCAATATTCTGACCTATCACATAATGTCACCAAAGATGGGATATCAGAAAAAGATCGAGCTGAAACAGAAAATGGCCCTTCTGGTGCAAGTATCCTAGAAGAATGTTCGCGACAGGTAGGGGACAAGCAGAAGATCGTTGAACCTGATGCTGATATGAGATCAAATACGATTAGGTCTCATTCCTCACCTCACAAGCGTGCGAGGAGCCATGATGCAGATGTGTCATCCGCTACATCAGCATTTTACTAA